A stretch of DNA from Candidatus Pseudomonas phytovorans:
GATGGCGCCGACGTTGAACAGGTTGACCTGGTAATCGTTGCTGCCGCCCGGCACGCCTTTGAAGTCGCTGACGTCCACGTCCATCTGCTGGTGACGGGCGCCGCCCGAGAACGTCAGTTTGTCGGTGGCATGCCAATCCAGCTGGGCGTACACCGACACGCCATCGACTCGGTAGCTGGGGTAGCGCGCGGCCTTGCTGTCTTTTTCCATTTCCAGGCCGCCCGACTCGGACGAGGTCAGGGCGTTGAACGTGGTCTGCTCGGCATTGAAGCGTTCGCGGTCAAGGTCAACGCCGTAGGTCAGCTTCAACGTGTCCCACTGCTTGGCGAACAGGCCCTTGAGGCTGGTGACCTCGAAGTTCTGCTGCGAGGCCGCAAAGTACACCCCGCGCGAGCCGGTAGGCGTGGCGCGGTTGTAGTACGGGAACGGGTAGAAGTTGTCGTCTTCCTTGCGGTACGAGGCCTGCAGGTAGAAATCCTGGCCCAGCACGTCGTTGTGGTGGTAATTGGCATTCAGCAACAAGCGCCGGGTGCGCGGCTCCAGGTCGGACGAATAGCCGCTGCGCAGCTCGGCGTCTTCCAGGTCTGACGGCGCGTTGTAGTTCAGGTTGGGGAAGTAGATACCCGTGCTGCCGTGGTTGCCCGAGTCGTAGTACTGGGCCAACAGGTCGAGGCTCTGCTGGTCATTCAACTGCATACCCAGGGTGCCGAGCACGTCGATGGTGCGGTTGTACTGCAGGTCGGTCTGGGTGTTGTCGATGAAAATCTGGTCGCCGGCGCCGTCGTAGAAGGCCTCGTTCTGCTCACCCGAGATACCCAGCCTGGCATTGACCCGCTCGTTGCCGCCGCTGATCGACTGGGCGAAGCGCGTGGCAAGGTCATCGCTATTGTTGAAACCACTGCTGGCACCAAGCTGGGTCTCGAAACGTGCCGCGCCAGGTTCGCCCTTCTTGGTCACGATGTTGATGATACCGCCGGTGGCGCCGCCGCCGTAGATGGCACTGGCACCGGAAAGCACTTCGACGCGCTCGACGTTGAACGGGGAAATGCTGTCGAACTGGCGCGACAGGCCGCGCGAGCTGTTCTGGCTAACCCCGTCGATCATCACCAGCACGTTGCGCCCGCGCATGTTCTGGCCATAGTTGGTGCGCCCTTCCGGCGCCAGGTCAAGGCCCGGTACCAGCTTGCCAATGGCTTCCTTCAAGCTGACGCCGCTGTCGATCTGCTCACGCAGTTGCTGCTGGTCGACCACCCAGACGGTGCCGGGGATTTCGCTGATTGCGGTGCTGGTGCGCGAGGCCACACTGACTTCGATCGGCTTGAGGTTTACCGCCTGTGGCGTTGTATCGGCCTTGCGCAGGGTCACGGTGCGGGCGTCGCTGAAGTGCCAGCTCATGCCGCTGCCTGCCAGCAACTGTTGCAGCGCCTGCTCGACGCTGTAGCTGCCGTTCAAGGCCGGGCTGGCAACGCCTGCGACATCGCCTGTGGTGAACAGCAAGTGCAGGCCGGCCTGGTCGGCGAAGGTGGTCAGGGCCTGGTCCAGCGGCTG
This window harbors:
- a CDS encoding TonB-dependent receptor — translated: MLKPLHRRRVALHHALLSCSALAMLAGPLQAWAATTAEQAQIQARQVQLDLPAQPLDQALTTFADQAGLHLLFTTGDVAGVASPALNGSYSVEQALQQLLAGSGMSWHFSDARTVTLRKADTTPQAVNLKPIEVSVASRTSTAISEIPGTVWVVDQQQLREQIDSGVSLKEAIGKLVPGLDLAPEGRTNYGQNMRGRNVLVMIDGVSQNSSRGLSRQFDSISPFNVERVEVLSGASAIYGGGATGGIINIVTKKGEPGAARFETQLGASSGFNNSDDLATRFAQSISGGNERVNARLGISGEQNEAFYDGAGDQIFIDNTQTDLQYNRTIDVLGTLGMQLNDQQSLDLLAQYYDSGNHGSTGIYFPNLNYNAPSDLEDAELRSGYSSDLEPRTRRLLLNANYHHNDVLGQDFYLQASYRKEDDNFYPFPYYNRATPTGSRGVYFAASQQNFEVTSLKGLFAKQWDTLKLTYGVDLDRERFNAEQTTFNALTSSESGGLEMEKDSKAARYPSYRVDGVSVYAQLDWHATDKLTFSGGARHQQMDVDVSDFKGVPGGSNDYQVNLFNVGAIYDFKNGHQVWTNYGEGFDLPDPAKYYGKPGLSVADNPLAGIKSRQVELGWRYADLDWDAQAALYYIWSDKIINVDSQTLTINVQEQKSRDFGFEGALTRHFQNGWEAGSTLHLTRSEEEAVDGGWIKRDARYASLSKATAFVGWKGDGRSARLQANHAFSLKDDADHEIDGYTTFDLLGSQDTGFGTFSAGIQNLLDKQYSTVWGQRATLFYSPTYGPAYLYDYQGRGRTYTLTWSMAY